A stretch of the Ammoniphilus sp. CFH 90114 genome encodes the following:
- the recQ gene encoding DNA helicase RecQ, producing MLSKAQEILQRYFGFPTFRMGQQTIIEQILSGKNSLAIMPTGGGKSLCYQIPGLVLDGTALIISPLISLMQDQVDSLVSLGIRATYINSSLSTMEQQQRLESLRFGVYQFVYVAPERLESPEFIRALQSVPLSLIALDEAHCISQWGHDFRPSYRSIIPNLVKLQRLPVIVALTATATDYVIQDIQELLNIDEEHTVNTGFARENLSFHLLKGVDKYDFIMDYVRSHLKESGIIYTPTRKWTDQVYDWLREHHIPVVRYHAGLTEQERKQAQEQFIQDKATVMVATNAFGMGIDKSNVRYVIHYGLPMNIESYYQEAGRAGRDGEPSDCYLLFSGQDIELQKFLIEQSSISDEKKHAEYKKLQEMVSYGHTHRCLQRYILDYFGDLAGEMECGRCSNCRQDGNQVEMTKEAQMVLSCVKRMGERFGATLTAKVLKGSKSQKVLEMGFHKLSTYGLLHRYTEKDIMNFIYYLAADGYLTMGDMKFPTLRLTPLALKVLTGEQQIWIKTNKPEAKDSTDYDETLFDDLRRIRKVIAEESHLPPYLIFSDASLKEMARLLPDSEQDMLQIKGVGERKFEQYGERFLRPILEYIQTNGPVEKKPSVKTSIVMEKKADENPSYFITYQEFQLGRTITEIAHERERSPTTIAEHLFQAYKEGHELNWDYFFSGEIEQLVLQKHSELEEKKLKPLKESLPEEIDYTIIKAVLVKNNLLA from the coding sequence TAAGCGGAAAGAACTCTCTTGCCATCATGCCAACAGGTGGCGGGAAGTCTCTGTGCTATCAAATTCCCGGTTTAGTATTGGACGGGACAGCCCTCATCATTTCCCCATTAATTTCTCTAATGCAGGATCAAGTTGATTCACTAGTTTCCCTTGGGATTCGAGCTACCTATATTAATAGTTCGCTTTCCACTATGGAACAACAGCAAAGACTAGAGTCCTTAAGATTCGGGGTTTATCAATTCGTCTATGTTGCTCCCGAACGTTTGGAGTCGCCCGAATTTATTCGAGCTTTGCAATCTGTGCCACTATCGCTCATTGCATTGGACGAAGCGCACTGTATCTCTCAATGGGGCCATGACTTTAGACCAAGTTACCGATCCATTATCCCTAACCTAGTCAAGCTTCAGCGTCTTCCGGTTATCGTTGCTTTAACCGCAACAGCTACCGACTATGTTATCCAGGATATTCAGGAACTCTTGAACATAGATGAGGAACATACGGTGAATACGGGCTTTGCACGAGAAAACCTGAGTTTTCATCTACTCAAAGGTGTAGATAAGTATGATTTCATCATGGATTATGTACGATCTCATCTAAAAGAATCTGGCATCATCTATACTCCCACAAGAAAATGGACCGATCAGGTCTATGACTGGCTTCGAGAACATCATATACCTGTTGTTCGTTACCACGCGGGATTAACAGAGCAAGAACGAAAGCAAGCACAAGAGCAGTTTATCCAGGATAAAGCGACAGTCATGGTAGCCACGAATGCTTTTGGGATGGGAATAGATAAGTCGAATGTACGGTATGTCATACACTATGGTCTGCCAATGAATATCGAGTCTTATTATCAAGAAGCAGGTCGAGCCGGCCGTGATGGCGAACCAAGTGATTGCTATTTACTCTTCTCTGGCCAAGACATCGAACTACAGAAGTTTCTGATTGAGCAGTCTTCTATTTCGGATGAGAAAAAGCACGCAGAATATAAAAAGCTCCAAGAGATGGTGAGTTACGGTCATACTCATCGTTGTCTTCAACGTTATATCCTCGATTATTTTGGTGATTTGGCTGGTGAAATGGAATGTGGCCGCTGCAGCAACTGTCGTCAAGACGGAAACCAAGTGGAAATGACCAAGGAAGCCCAGATGGTTCTTTCCTGTGTAAAGCGAATGGGTGAGCGGTTTGGAGCCACGCTCACGGCTAAGGTGTTAAAAGGGTCGAAGAGCCAAAAGGTGCTTGAGATGGGTTTTCATAAGTTAAGTACTTACGGACTGCTCCATCGATATACAGAGAAAGATATTATGAATTTTATCTATTATCTTGCGGCAGACGGCTACTTAACCATGGGCGATATGAAATTCCCCACATTAAGGCTAACACCGTTAGCCTTAAAAGTCTTAACAGGAGAACAGCAAATCTGGATTAAAACAAATAAACCAGAGGCCAAAGATTCTACGGACTACGATGAGACTTTGTTCGATGATTTGCGAAGGATCCGTAAGGTAATTGCTGAGGAATCCCATCTCCCCCCTTATCTTATCTTTTCAGACGCTAGTCTTAAAGAAATGGCACGTCTCCTTCCGGATAGCGAGCAGGATATGCTCCAGATCAAGGGAGTTGGCGAACGGAAATTTGAACAGTATGGGGAGAGATTTCTCCGGCCTATCCTCGAATATATCCAGACGAATGGACCTGTAGAAAAGAAACCCTCAGTAAAGACATCGATAGTTATGGAGAAAAAAGCGGATGAAAATCCGAGTTATTTCATTACTTACCAAGAATTTCAGCTAGGACGCACGATCACAGAGATTGCACATGAACGCGAGCGCTCGCCAACGACGATAGCGGAACATCTCTTCCAAGCTTATAAGGAGGGCCATGAATTAAACTGGGACTATTTTTTTTCTGGGGAAATAGAACAATTAGTGTTGCAAAAGCATAGCGAGTTAGAAGAAAAAAAATTAAAGCCTCTGAAGGAAAGTCTTCCAGAGGAGATAGATTATACGATAATCAAAGCGGTACTCGTAAAGAACAATCTATTAGCATAG
- a CDS encoding YpjP family protein, with protein sequence MSLWLRKATSILVTVLTLGLVTPPYPIHNVPQRSEPVIEVKQSILEEAREESSASQSSSWDELSWEELSQEITDRQQLSKQFTAFMAYHADAQVQRKFGPTISTRVGEDYRQAILPEFLKVVEQFSHDADEPLLRHVAITQRPASGQGERIFHLYDSRTGEDVVRYHVRREKPPQDGYWFSFHYHLREDQFQQHYELGKIYWDKNTPPRWVS encoded by the coding sequence ATGTCATTGTGGCTTAGGAAAGCAACAAGTATATTAGTAACAGTCCTTACGCTTGGATTAGTAACACCTCCATATCCTATACATAACGTACCTCAACGAAGTGAGCCGGTCATAGAGGTAAAGCAATCCATTCTTGAAGAAGCCAGGGAAGAATCCTCTGCTTCACAATCAAGTTCTTGGGACGAGCTATCTTGGGAGGAACTATCTCAAGAAATTACCGACAGACAACAACTCTCTAAACAATTTACAGCCTTCATGGCTTACCATGCTGATGCACAAGTGCAAAGGAAGTTCGGCCCAACGATCAGTACTCGAGTAGGGGAAGATTATCGCCAAGCCATTTTACCTGAATTTCTTAAAGTAGTCGAACAGTTTAGTCACGATGCAGATGAGCCACTATTACGTCATGTGGCGATCACCCAGAGGCCTGCCTCAGGACAAGGGGAGAGGATTTTTCATCTATATGATTCCAGGACGGGGGAAGACGTCGTTCGTTATCATGTTCGAAGAGAAAAACCACCACAGGATGGATATTGGTTTAGCTTTCACTATCATTTAAGAGAAGATCAGTTTCAACAGCATTACGAGCTCGGAAAAATTTATTGGGACAAGAATACCCCTCCTCGCTGGGTATCTTAA